A single genomic interval of Anser cygnoides isolate HZ-2024a breed goose chromosome 7, Taihu_goose_T2T_genome, whole genome shotgun sequence harbors:
- the LOC136791255 gene encoding proline-rich protein HaeIII subfamily 1-like produces the protein MPPGTHLTVDGRSQQAPTRRWAPVMAAGGPRGRGACPKGLGPLTPVRRRAPRGAPSEPPACRRPGPGRPQRRLPPAPGAPGCRRPQPPPRPRGGPGRPPSGPGRPRCSPAARPGPPRRRRPRLPARRGGGEAAGAGGREPPPESRGNPASPARRGGAGRGRCRHEPVVARREEEPPGAAPARGPAPAPLLPPPARLGPAPSSSSSPAAVLYSRARGFSRRTSAALTAGPGRPRLRRSPSVRGRARLLPKRAGTPRASRPPGPCPSHRSCRWQGKRAPSAC, from the coding sequence ATGCCACCGGGCACCCACTTGACCGTCGATGGGCGCTCTCAGCAGGCACCAACGCGTCGGTGGGCACCTGTGATGGCCGCCGGGGGCCCCCGAGGGCGAGGAGCGTGCCCGAAGGGGCTCGGCCCCCTCACGCCCGTGCGCCGCAGGGCGCCCCGCGGAGCCCCCTCAGAGCCTCCGGCCTGCCGacgcccggggccgggccgccctCAGCGGCGCctcccgccggccccgggggcccCTGGCTGccggcggccgcagccccctccGCGGCCACGaggcggccccggccgccccccctcagggccgggccgcccccgcTGCTCACCCGCTGCTCGCCCGGGGCCCCCGAGGCGGCGCCGTCCCCGGTTACCTGCAcgccgcggcggcggggaggcggcgggggccggcgggcgGGAGCCGCCCCCGGAGAGCCGGGGCAACCCCGCATccccggcgcggcggggcggggcgggacgCGGCCGGTGCCGGCACGAACCGGTTGTAGCCCGGCGGGAGGAGGAgccgccgggggctgccccggcccgaggcccggccccggccccgctgctgccgcccccggctcggctcggccccgcgccctcctcctcctcgtcccccGCCGCTGTTTTATATTCGCGTGCCCGCGGCTTCTCGCGGCGTACCTCGGCCGCGCTGACCGCAGGGCCCGGGCGGCCTCGCCTCAGGCGCAGCCCCAGtgtgcggggccgggcccggctccTACCGAAGCGGGCAGGAACCCCCCGCGCCTCACGGCCCCCCGGGCCCTGCCCCAGtcacaggagctgcaggtggcAAGGCAAACGTGCCCCCAGTGCTTGCTGA